The Malus sylvestris chromosome 12, drMalSylv7.2, whole genome shotgun sequence genome contains a region encoding:
- the LOC126594548 gene encoding xylan glycosyltransferase MUCI21-like, with protein sequence MGRYQRHHHHQWRKVDKPCAAAEEDEDSQTTTFLMEFANSGYYYKRTSPKLLYLLFISFLSCSFILAPHLFSSNTTFSLLYSTPTEDMKVNVPLCSSISNGTICCDRSSIRSDICVMKGDVRTHCASSTIFLYRSKEGSSFQNHVSDVVEENEEDETEELGHAKVKPYTRKWETSVMDTIDELQLVAKKDTLGMHHRCDVQHDVPAVFFSTGGYTGNVYHEFNDGIMPLFITSQRFNKKVVFVILEYHNWWVTKYGDIVSQLSDYQPIDFSGETRTHCFPEVTVGLRIHDELTVDSSLMEGNVSIVDFRNLLDRAYWPRIRSLIQDEEREAPEKHSASLASESSFEPESEVQEDQFKKPKLVIISRNGSRAITNENFLVRMAEQIGFEVNVLRPDRTTELAKIYRALNASDVMIGVHGAAMTHFMFMRPGSVFIQVVPLGTEWAAEEYYGEPARKLGLKYIGYQILTRESSLYAKYRKDDPVLRDPQSVTKMGWEYTKKIYLDGQTVRLDLRRFRKRLVRAYDYIFHSLNSRPHLPSQ encoded by the exons ATGGGGCGGTATCAGCGGCATCACCACCACCAGTGGAGAAAAGTTGACAAGCCTTGTGCAGCTGCAGAGGAAGACGAAGACTCACAGACCACTACCTTTCTAATGGAGTTTGCAAACTCTGGTTATTATTACAAGAGAACAAGTCCCAAGCTTCTCTATCTCCTCTTCATCTCCTTCCTCTCTTGCAGCTTCATCTTAGCCCCTCATCTTTTCAGCTCCAACACCACTTTCTCTCTTCTAt ATTCAACACCAACGGAGGATATGAAAGTAAATGTTCCCTTGTGTTCTTCAATCTCTAATG GAACTATATGTTGCGATCGAAGCAGTATTCGTTCAGATATTTGTGTAATGAAAGGGGATGTAAGAACACACTGTGCTTCCTCCACTATCTTTCTCTACCGATCTAAAGAAGGAAGTAGCTTCCAAAATCATGTTTCTGATGTTGTtgaggaaaatgaagaagatgaaaccgAGGAACTCGGGCACGCAAAGGTCAAACCGTATACACGGAAATGGGAAACAAGTGTCATGGACACCATTGATGAATTACAGCTCGTTGCGAAGAAAGACACTCTGGGGATGCACCACCGGTGTGATGTCCAACATGATGTTCCGGCAGTGTTTTTCTCAACCGGGGGGTATACCGGTAATGTCTATCACGAATTCAATGATGGGATTATGCCGTTGTTCATTACTTCCCAGCGTTTCAACAAGAAGGTTGTGTTTGTCATTCTCGAGTACCATAATTGGTGGGTGACGAAATATGGAGACATTGTTTCTCAACTATCAGATTATCAACCCATAGATTTTAGTGGAGAAACAAGAACTCATTGCTTCCCTGAGGTCACCGTTGGTCTGAGGATTCACGACGAGCTCACTGTGGATTCCTCACTGATGGAGGGAAATGTGAGCATTGTTGACTTTCGAAATCTTCTAGACCGAGCCTACTGGCCTCGAATTAGAAGTCTTATTCAAGACGAGGAACGGGAAGCACCGGAGAAGCATTCTGCGTCTCTGGCATCTGAAAGCTCTTTCGAACCTGAGAGTGAAGTGCAAGAAGATCAATTCAAGAAGCCTAAGCTGGTCATCATATCTCGAAATGGATCAAGAGCGATAACCAATGAGAATTTCTTGGTTAGAATGGCGGAGCAAATTGGGTTTGAAGTTAATGTTTTGAGACCTGACCGCACGACAGAGTTAGCAAAGATTTATCGGGCCCTTAATGCGAGTGATGTCATGATCGGGGTTCATGGCGCTGCCATGACACATTTTATGTTCATGAGGCCTGGGTCCGTGTTCATCCAAGTTGTTCCCCTAGGAACTGAGTGGGCAGCGGAGGAATACTATGGGGAACCTGCAAGGAAGCTCGGGTTGAAATACATCGGCTACCAGATTCTTACTCGAGAGAGCTCGTTGTACGCCAAATACCGTAAGGATGATCCTGTTCTTAGGGATCCACAGAGTGTAACCAAAATGGGATGGGAGTACACAAAGAAGATCTATCTTGATGGCCAAACTGTGAGATTAGACCTCCGAAGATTTCGGAAGCGATTGGTTCGTGCTTACGATTACATCTTCCACAGCTTGAACAGTCGCCCCCATCTTCCATCACAGTAA